CATTTCCCATTCTTTTTCGCGGCGGCGGATAAAGCGGGATTGGGCGGGCGGGTCAGCGCTTTGTTCGCAGACGTTCAACATCTGCCGTTGCGGGACGATTACGCCGATTTCGCCATCTCGCGGGGATCGTTTCCTTTTTGGGAAAATAAACAGGCGGGATTCGCCGAAATCCTGCGCGTTCTCAAGCCGGGATGCGCGGCGTATATCGGACGCGGATTTTCGGAGAATCTGCCCGTGGAGACAGCGAAACAAGTCCGGGACAAGCAAAACCAGAACGGCAAGGGCTTGAAATACGACCTTAACGAGACGGAATCGGAGTTGCGGGGGATTATGAAAACGTTGGGGATCGAGAATTTTATCATCCACAGACCAAAACCGTCGGGAAGCGAAGGCGTGAATTACGGCATATGGGTTGAGTTCAGAAAATCAT
This DNA window, taken from Candidatus Omnitrophota bacterium, encodes the following:
- a CDS encoding class I SAM-dependent methyltransferase → MRSLWMASFVFFLLFPVFYWAQDAKAPSPDGAQRMRKAASSTLAPVYEPLAEWLVDKFDLIEKEGIGVDVGGGPGTLIIELAKRTKMHWINADINPNHFPFFFAAADKAGLGGRVSALFADVQHLPLRDDYADFAISRGSFPFWENKQAGFAEILRVLKPGCAAYIGRGFSENLPVETAKQVRDKQNQNGKGLKYDLNETESELRGIMKTLGIENFIIHRPKPSGSEGVNYGIWVEFRKSSANNPEK